One genomic region from Aliarcobacter cryaerophilus ATCC 43158 encodes:
- the metH gene encoding methionine synthase, translating to MKQKIEDLIKDKVLIIDGAMGTQLQACEIEKEFWQFENKDLEGCNELLNLTAPHILETIYENYAIAGANFISTNTFGSMPWVLEDYEIGHMSYELSKLAASSAKKICEKYHTKDEPKFVLASIGPGTKLPSLGHITYDAMYEGYKIMASGLCDGGTDVFLLETCQDPLQIKAALHALNDVAPKIPIMVSVTIELNGTMLIGTDAQTIAAILKPFNILSLGFNCGTGPLQVQKHVKALSEVSKFPISVHANAGLPQNRGGKTFYPMGPDEFTALQKEFLEINGVSFLGGCCGTTPTHIKTLSDAVKGIVPKKPNGFLKASLASLFNIVPLKQEPAPLLIGERSNATGSKAFRELLKANDYEGTLSVAQQQVRAGAHVIDVSVGFAGRDETQDMDKVVSLYSQKISLPLMPDSTQIKALEAALKQIGGRCIINSVNLEDGEDKFDEVCKLAKRFGAALVCLVIDEIGMAKSKMRKLEVAQRIYDLCVNRHGFDPADLVFDMLTFTIGSGDDEYRTAGIETLEAIKEFQLLHPEVGTTLGLSNISFGLAQNARIYLNSIYLDHCVKAGLTTAIVNVKHIIPLNKISVEDRKSCDDLIFNNQEDGDPLFKFIDHFSNVESQDEQSDEEYQKMEPIEKVKKLLLDGDKDRLLPLVMELKDVVPPELIVNEWLIDGMKIIGELFGSGQMQLPFVLQSAETMKATVDALNPFLPKQEKTSETTMVIGTVKGDVHDVGKNLVDIILSNNGFKIVNIGIKADLTQFLEAAKEHNADAIGMSGLLVKSTGVMKDNLEEMQKLGLKIPVILGGAALTKNFVDDYCRPIYDGPIFYCRDAFDGVVTMQRIEKGGELDTRLAADLIEKIDTSDRVEKEEAEIPPYEEISMPKREFIVPPYWERVAKTGNELDKELIFSWINHRVLFRQRWGYKRGKQTPEAFMKYEKDIVEPIYYSLKDELISKNIFEPIAIYEYYPCVSYDNKLYIFDKKYLFNNIEDAKNVPPLSEAIKVMEFPRQKRKPFRCIADFFANDRLDVVGFTLASAGLKISDYEREFYDRGEFTKYYQVHGLGVELAEALAEVLHKQIRLDWNIVPKEGHRLSDVQMKQYVGCRYSPGYAACPDLSQNRDIFDLLNPEKYGIELSETFQMHPEQTTCAIVVHNKEANYYNV from the coding sequence ATGAAGCAAAAAATAGAAGATTTAATAAAAGATAAAGTTTTAATAATTGATGGAGCTATGGGAACACAGCTTCAAGCTTGTGAGATAGAAAAAGAGTTTTGGCAATTTGAAAATAAAGATTTAGAAGGGTGTAATGAGCTTTTAAATCTAACAGCTCCTCATATTTTGGAAACAATTTATGAAAATTATGCAATTGCTGGTGCAAATTTTATTAGCACAAATACATTTGGAAGTATGCCATGGGTTTTGGAAGATTATGAAATAGGACATATGTCTTACGAGTTATCAAAATTAGCAGCTAGTAGTGCAAAAAAGATTTGTGAAAAATATCATACAAAAGATGAGCCAAAATTTGTTTTAGCATCTATTGGACCTGGAACAAAACTTCCTAGTCTTGGTCATATAACTTACGATGCAATGTATGAAGGCTATAAAATAATGGCTTCTGGTTTATGTGACGGTGGAACTGATGTTTTTCTACTTGAAACTTGTCAAGATCCACTTCAAATAAAAGCAGCTCTACATGCTTTAAATGATGTTGCACCAAAAATTCCAATTATGGTTTCAGTGACAATTGAGTTAAATGGAACAATGCTAATAGGAACAGATGCACAAACAATTGCTGCAATACTAAAACCTTTTAATATTTTATCTTTAGGATTTAATTGTGGGACTGGACCTTTGCAAGTTCAAAAACATGTCAAAGCTTTGAGTGAAGTATCAAAATTCCCAATCTCAGTTCATGCAAATGCAGGACTTCCTCAAAATAGAGGTGGAAAAACTTTTTATCCAATGGGACCTGATGAGTTTACAGCTTTACAAAAAGAGTTTTTAGAGATAAATGGTGTTTCATTTTTGGGTGGTTGTTGTGGAACTACACCTACTCATATAAAAACTTTAAGTGATGCAGTTAAAGGTATTGTTCCAAAAAAACCAAATGGATTTTTAAAAGCTTCATTAGCATCTCTTTTTAATATAGTTCCACTAAAACAAGAACCAGCTCCTCTTTTAATTGGAGAGAGAAGTAATGCAACTGGAAGTAAAGCATTTAGAGAACTTTTAAAAGCAAATGATTATGAAGGAACACTTAGTGTGGCTCAACAGCAAGTTCGAGCTGGGGCTCATGTAATTGATGTTAGTGTAGGTTTTGCAGGGCGAGATGAAACGCAAGATATGGATAAAGTTGTATCTTTATACTCTCAAAAGATTTCACTTCCACTAATGCCTGATTCTACTCAAATAAAAGCTTTGGAAGCTGCTTTAAAGCAAATAGGTGGAAGATGTATTATAAACTCAGTTAATCTTGAAGATGGAGAAGATAAATTTGATGAAGTTTGCAAATTGGCAAAAAGATTTGGAGCTGCTCTTGTTTGCTTAGTAATAGATGAGATAGGAATGGCAAAATCAAAGATGCGAAAACTTGAAGTTGCACAAAGAATTTATGATTTATGTGTAAATAGACATGGTTTTGATCCTGCTGATTTAGTTTTTGATATGCTTACATTTACTATTGGTTCTGGTGATGATGAGTACAGAACTGCTGGAATTGAAACTTTAGAGGCTATAAAAGAGTTTCAGTTACTTCATCCAGAAGTTGGAACAACTTTGGGATTATCTAATATCTCATTTGGTCTTGCACAAAATGCAAGAATTTATCTAAATTCTATCTACCTTGACCACTGTGTAAAAGCAGGTCTAACGACTGCTATTGTAAATGTTAAACATATAATTCCACTAAATAAAATAAGTGTTGAAGATAGAAAATCTTGTGATGATTTGATATTTAATAATCAAGAAGATGGTGATCCACTATTTAAATTTATTGACCATTTTTCAAATGTTGAGTCACAAGATGAACAAAGTGATGAAGAGTATCAAAAAATGGAACCAATAGAAAAAGTTAAAAAACTTCTTTTAGATGGCGACAAGGATAGATTACTTCCTTTGGTTATGGAGTTAAAAGATGTTGTTCCCCCTGAACTAATTGTAAATGAGTGGCTAATTGATGGAATGAAAATAATTGGAGAGCTTTTTGGAAGTGGTCAGATGCAACTTCCATTTGTACTTCAAAGTGCAGAAACTATGAAAGCCACAGTTGATGCTTTAAATCCATTTTTACCAAAACAAGAAAAAACTAGTGAAACAACTATGGTTATAGGAACTGTAAAAGGTGATGTTCACGATGTTGGTAAAAATCTAGTTGATATTATTTTAAGTAACAATGGTTTTAAAATTGTAAATATTGGAATAAAAGCAGATTTAACTCAATTTTTAGAAGCCGCAAAAGAGCACAATGCAGATGCCATTGGAATGAGTGGATTACTTGTTAAAAGTACAGGTGTAATGAAAGATAATCTTGAAGAGATGCAAAAACTAGGACTTAAAATTCCAGTTATTTTAGGAGGTGCTGCACTAACTAAAAACTTTGTTGATGATTATTGCAGACCAATTTATGATGGACCAATTTTTTATTGCCGTGATGCATTTGATGGTGTTGTAACAATGCAAAGAATAGAAAAAGGCGGAGAGCTTGATACAAGATTAGCAGCTGATTTAATTGAAAAAATCGATACAAGCGATAGAGTTGAAAAAGAGGAGGCTGAAATTCCTCCTTATGAAGAGATATCTATGCCAAAAAGAGAGTTTATTGTTCCTCCATATTGGGAAAGAGTTGCAAAAACTGGAAATGAATTGGATAAAGAGTTGATATTCTCTTGGATAAATCATAGAGTTTTATTTAGACAAAGATGGGGATATAAAAGAGGAAAACAGACACCTGAGGCATTTATGAAGTATGAAAAAGATATTGTTGAGCCTATTTACTACTCTTTAAAAGATGAGCTTATTTCTAAAAATATATTTGAGCCAATTGCAATTTATGAGTACTATCCTTGTGTTTCTTATGATAATAAACTATATATTTTTGATAAAAAATATCTTTTTAATAATATTGAAGATGCCAAAAATGTTCCACCCTTAAGTGAAGCTATAAAAGTTATGGAGTTTCCAAGACAAAAAAGAAAACCTTTTAGATGTATAGCTGATTTCTTTGCAAATGATAGATTAGATGTTGTAGGATTTACATTAGCTAGTGCAGGATTAAAAATAAGTGATTATGAAAGAGAGTTTTATGATCGTGGAGAGTTTACAAAATATTATCAAGTTCACGGGCTTGGAGTTGAATTAGCTGAAGCATTAGCTGAAGTTTTACATAAGCAAATAAGACTTGATTGGAATATTGTTCCAAAAGAGGGGCATAGATTAAGTGATGTTCAAATGAAGCAGTATGTTGGTTGTAGATACTCTCCTGGTTATGCAGCTTGTCCTGATTTATCACAAAATAGAGATATTTTTGATCTTTTAAATCCTGAAAAATATGGAATAGAGCTTAGTGAAACATTTCAAATGCATCCCGAGCAAACTACTTGTGCAATTGTTGTTCACAACAAAGAGGCAAACTATTATAATGTTTAG
- the hisIE gene encoding bifunctional phosphoribosyl-AMP cyclohydrolase/phosphoribosyl-ATP diphosphatase HisIE: protein MKDIEKIDWEKMGDLIPVITQDSSSNEVLMLGYTNKKALEITLKTGYAHYFSRSRKRIWKKGESSNHTQKIVNIFIDCDNDTLLFKVIQEGVACHTGRKSCFFTNLENSEIVENVKIDLSKTYSVIDNLYHTIQKRKNEDITKSYTAKLLNGSQNSMLKKIVEEAGEFTFAIKDKNENEAIYEAADITYHVLVALASLNINPDRVKQELARRFEISGIEEKNSRNR from the coding sequence ATGAAAGATATAGAAAAAATAGATTGGGAAAAAATGGGAGATTTAATACCTGTTATAACTCAAGATAGTAGTTCAAATGAAGTTTTAATGCTAGGATATACAAACAAAAAAGCTTTAGAAATTACACTAAAAACTGGATATGCACACTATTTTAGTAGAAGTCGTAAGAGAATTTGGAAAAAAGGTGAAAGCTCAAATCACACTCAAAAAATTGTAAATATTTTTATTGATTGCGATAACGACACTCTTTTGTTTAAAGTAATTCAAGAAGGAGTTGCTTGTCACACAGGAAGAAAATCTTGTTTTTTTACAAATCTTGAAAATAGTGAAATTGTTGAAAATGTAAAAATTGATTTATCAAAAACTTATAGTGTAATAGATAATTTATACCACACTATACAAAAAAGAAAAAATGAAGATATTACAAAATCTTACACTGCAAAACTTTTAAATGGTAGCCAAAATTCTATGCTTAAAAAAATTGTAGAAGAAGCAGGAGAGTTCACTTTTGCAATAAAAGATAAAAATGAAAATGAAGCAATATATGAAGCAGCCGATATTACATATCATGTTTTAGTAGCTCTTGCAAGTCTTAATATAAATCCTGATAGAGTAAAACAAGAGTTAGCAAGAAGATTTGAAATCTCAGGAATAGAAGAAAAAAACTCAAGAAACAGATAA
- a CDS encoding branched-chain amino acid transaminase, translating into MTESKYIWMDGEFTPWNEAKVHVLSHTLHYGNGAIEGTKAYKTVDGRCAIFKLNEHTQRLLNSSKMTLMNVPFSLEELNKAQVELLQKNELTNGAYIRPLVYLGYGVMGLYHKDAPVKVSISAWEWGAYLGEEGLKKGVRVKISSFTRTPNTSGMGKAKSVANYMNSQMAKFEAVEAGYDEALLRDDQGYIAEASGACFFIVKDGKLISPPNDNSLESITQATAIDLAHDMGIEVVRRRITREEIYVADEAFFTGTAAEITPIREVDARVIGCGSRGAITEKIQSAYFDVVTGKNPKYTQYLTYIN; encoded by the coding sequence ATGACTGAATCAAAATATATCTGGATGGATGGAGAGTTTACTCCTTGGAATGAAGCAAAAGTACACGTTTTAAGTCACACTTTACACTATGGAAATGGTGCAATTGAAGGAACAAAAGCTTATAAAACAGTTGATGGAAGATGTGCAATATTTAAACTAAATGAACACACTCAAAGACTTTTAAATTCATCAAAAATGACATTAATGAATGTTCCATTTTCACTAGAAGAGTTAAACAAAGCTCAAGTAGAATTATTACAAAAAAATGAGCTAACAAATGGAGCATATATTAGACCTCTTGTATATTTAGGTTATGGAGTAATGGGACTTTATCATAAAGATGCACCTGTAAAAGTTTCTATTTCTGCTTGGGAATGGGGTGCATATCTAGGAGAAGAAGGTCTTAAAAAAGGTGTTAGAGTAAAAATATCATCATTTACAAGAACTCCAAATACTTCAGGTATGGGAAAAGCAAAATCAGTTGCAAACTATATGAACTCTCAAATGGCAAAATTTGAAGCTGTTGAAGCTGGATATGATGAAGCTTTGTTAAGAGATGACCAAGGATATATTGCAGAAGCATCAGGTGCATGTTTCTTTATAGTTAAAGATGGAAAATTAATCTCTCCACCAAATGACAACTCTTTAGAATCAATTACTCAAGCAACTGCAATTGATTTAGCACATGATATGGGAATTGAAGTTGTTAGAAGAAGAATAACTAGAGAAGAGATTTATGTAGCTGATGAAGCATTCTTTACTGGAACTGCAGCTGAGATAACTCCTATTAGAGAAGTTGATGCAAGAGTTATTGGATGTGGAAGCAGAGGAGCGATTACAGAAAAAATCCAATCTGCATATTTTGATGTAGTAACTGGAAAAAATCCAAAATATACACAGTATTTAACATATATTAACTAA
- a CDS encoding tRNA (5-methylaminomethyl-2-thiouridine)(34)-methyltransferase MnmD yields MQSDKLVTTSDGSHTLFSKKYNQHFHNTEDGGLSEALNKHTIPAFTYFQDKKELNILDICFGLGYNTFATIYYILKNNLDIKINIYSPEFDLDLIKSLKDFTFPKEFNEFKNIINELSNNQKYEDEKIKIEIFIGDAREYIKTFQENFFDIVYQDAFSSEVNFELWTKEYFIDIYKICKENSIITTYAISTNIRLSMYEAGFFIYETRPTKRKITLAFKQEQMIIGKYIDMELKKIRNKEAKALLDSFI; encoded by the coding sequence TTGCAAAGTGATAAACTGGTTACCACAAGTGATGGTAGCCATACACTTTTTTCTAAAAAATATAATCAACACTTCCACAACACAGAAGATGGTGGATTAAGTGAAGCTTTAAACAAACATACTATTCCAGCATTTACATATTTTCAAGATAAAAAAGAGTTAAATATTTTAGATATATGTTTTGGTTTGGGTTACAATACTTTTGCAACTATTTATTATATTTTAAAAAATAATCTTGATATTAAAATAAATATTTATTCTCCTGAATTTGATTTAGATTTAATAAAATCTTTAAAAGATTTTACTTTTCCAAAAGAGTTTAATGAGTTTAAAAATATCATAAATGAACTCTCAAACAATCAAAAATATGAAGATGAAAAAATAAAAATAGAGATTTTTATAGGTGATGCAAGAGAGTATATAAAAACTTTTCAAGAAAACTTTTTTGATATAGTATATCAAGATGCTTTCTCAAGTGAAGTTAATTTTGAGCTTTGGACAAAGGAGTATTTTATTGATATTTATAAAATATGCAAAGAAAATTCAATTATTACAACTTATGCAATCTCTACAAATATAAGATTGTCTATGTATGAAGCAGGTTTTTTTATATATGAAACACGACCAACAAAAAGAAAAATAACTTTGGCTTTTAAACAAGAACAGATGATTATTGGTAAATATATAGATATGGAACTAAAGAAAATAAGGAATAAAGAGGCAAAAGCCCTACTTGATAGCTTTATTTAA
- a CDS encoding MerR family transcriptional regulator yields MALLNNQKNILPLSSISELLNTKTRTLKMYEEKLLLPLEKDKTIKKLYSIDDIKIIAFVHYLATIKKINSNGILYILEIIEDNMDLKHKQEFLKIIEKKLETLSSCDSEKLDNF; encoded by the coding sequence ATGGCACTTTTAAATAATCAAAAAAATATCTTACCACTTAGTAGTATTTCAGAACTTCTAAATACAAAAACAAGAACTCTAAAAATGTATGAAGAAAAACTTCTTCTTCCTTTAGAAAAAGATAAAACTATAAAAAAACTTTATTCAATAGATGATATTAAAATAATAGCATTTGTTCATTATCTTGCAACAATAAAAAAAATAAATTCAAATGGAATTTTATATATTTTGGAGATAATTGAAGACAATATGGATTTAAAACATAAACAAGAATTTCTAAAAATTATTGAAAAAAAACTAGAAACACTCTCAAGTTGTGATTCAGAAAAACTAGATAACTTCTAA
- a CDS encoding SPFH domain-containing protein encodes MPIDNDYFKNRQQGNKPSGGGGGNFQPPFETPEFFKNFGKKAGMLYLVIILIGALFLFKPFVIIESGQVGIKATTGKYDKEPLNPGFHFYIPVIQKVIVVDTKVRLLTYMNTQSIGSFDQSIKNNPAINVLDSRGLPISIELTVQYNIIADGVPETIAIWGPSWEDKIVNQVVGEVARSVLGGYNAEVLPMKRNEVAESLDRLIKEKVNERSKNAVIVESVQLKEIVLPEKIKEQIEKVQIANQEAERVRYEVQRAKQEAEKRAALATGEAEAKRIEAQGRADAVAIEAKAQSVANKVIAESLTPSLLQMQQIEVQGKFNEALRENKDAKIFLTPGGSTPNIWVDTKDKNRDTVVNQK; translated from the coding sequence ATGCCAATAGATAACGACTATTTTAAGAACAGACAGCAAGGAAATAAACCTAGCGGTGGAGGAGGTGGAAATTTTCAGCCACCATTTGAAACTCCAGAATTTTTCAAAAATTTTGGTAAAAAAGCTGGTATGTTATACCTTGTAATTATATTAATTGGTGCACTATTTTTGTTTAAACCATTTGTTATTATTGAATCAGGACAAGTTGGTATTAAAGCAACAACTGGAAAATATGATAAAGAACCTTTAAATCCAGGATTTCATTTTTATATACCAGTAATACAAAAAGTTATTGTTGTTGATACAAAAGTTAGACTTTTAACATATATGAATACACAATCTATAGGTTCGTTTGATCAAAGTATCAAAAATAACCCTGCTATTAATGTTCTTGATTCAAGAGGTTTACCAATTTCTATTGAATTAACAGTTCAATACAATATTATTGCTGATGGAGTTCCTGAAACAATTGCAATTTGGGGACCATCTTGGGAAGATAAAATTGTAAATCAAGTTGTTGGAGAAGTTGCAAGAAGTGTTCTTGGTGGATACAACGCCGAAGTTCTTCCAATGAAAAGAAATGAAGTTGCTGAAAGTCTTGATAGATTAATCAAAGAAAAAGTAAATGAGAGATCTAAAAATGCAGTTATTGTTGAATCTGTTCAACTAAAAGAGATAGTTCTTCCTGAAAAAATAAAAGAACAAATTGAAAAAGTTCAAATAGCAAATCAAGAAGCTGAAAGAGTAAGATACGAAGTTCAAAGAGCTAAGCAAGAAGCTGAAAAAAGAGCTGCACTTGCAACTGGAGAAGCTGAAGCTAAAAGAATTGAAGCACAAGGTAGAGCTGATGCTGTTGCTATTGAGGCAAAAGCACAATCTGTTGCAAATAAAGTTATTGCTGAATCTTTAACACCTAGTCTTCTTCAAATGCAACAAATTGAAGTTCAAGGAAAATTCAACGAAGCCTTAAGAGAAAACAAAGATGCTAAAATTTTCTTAACGCCAGGAGGTTCAACTCCAAATATTTGGGTTGATACAAAAGACAAGAATAGAGATACAGTAGTTAATCAAAAATAG
- a CDS encoding D-alanyl-D-alanine carboxypeptidase family protein, translating into MRNFLKIFVLLLSPILAFAYNDAKVFQKIEKDLDSIIVKDLNKKQLIFQKDANQIIRPASLTKIMTSILAIESGKMDSVVTITAEMKKVEPTIMNFRVGEKFYLRDLVNAAMIKSANDAANAIAIYLGNGSKQKFVTMMNTKAKKLGMKNTNFENPCGFDAPNHKSTASDLLKLTEYSIKNSTFNNIVKKESYSFKAINTKRSYFAHTSNKLLPKEKYMIGVKTGYTSKAGPCLIARAKDGKKDILLVMLNSQNRWENTKLALDTVLDKR; encoded by the coding sequence ATGAGAAACTTTTTAAAAATATTTGTCTTGCTTTTAAGCCCAATACTTGCCTTTGCCTACAATGATGCAAAAGTTTTTCAAAAAATTGAAAAAGATTTAGACTCTATTATTGTAAAAGACTTAAACAAAAAACAGTTAATTTTTCAAAAAGATGCAAATCAAATAATAAGACCTGCTAGTTTAACAAAAATTATGACATCAATTTTAGCGATTGAAAGCGGTAAAATGGATAGCGTTGTTACTATTACTGCTGAGATGAAAAAAGTTGAACCTACAATTATGAATTTTAGAGTTGGTGAGAAGTTTTATTTAAGAGATTTAGTAAATGCTGCTATGATAAAATCAGCAAACGATGCAGCAAATGCAATTGCAATTTATCTTGGAAATGGAAGCAAACAAAAATTTGTAACTATGATGAATACAAAAGCAAAAAAACTAGGTATGAAAAATACTAATTTCGAAAATCCTTGTGGTTTTGATGCTCCAAATCACAAAAGTACTGCAAGTGATTTATTAAAACTTACAGAATACTCTATTAAAAATAGTACTTTTAATAATATTGTAAAAAAAGAGAGTTATAGTTTTAAAGCAATAAATACAAAAAGATCTTACTTTGCACATACAAGCAATAAACTTCTTCCAAAAGAGAAATATATGATTGGAGTTAAAACTGGTTATACAAGCAAAGCTGGACCTTGTTTAATTGCACGTGCTAAAGATGGGAAAAAAGATATTTTACTAGTAATGCTAAACTCTCAAAATAGATGGGAAAATACAAAACTAGCTTTAGATACAGTTTTAGATAAAAGATAG
- a CDS encoding ABC transporter substrate-binding protein, producing MKKIFIFILLFKYLYATDLQKVSLQLMWLDQFQFAGFYIAKEKGFYQKAGLDVEFKKFQNETNVLQEVTQNRATFGLGSSSLIVHKSNGEDISIFGAIFQTSPLVILALKNSNINSIKDLKDKNLMIADEQLNFANLQAMFSSQNFDIKSVNLIPHSFNVDDLINKKADLMASYTTNEPFLLKEKGYESKIFYPKDYGFDFYENIMFTNSEFAEKNPKIVYDFYKASIDGWKWAFENIEKSVDIVFEKYNPLNKSKEALLFEANEIKKVIFDKNGDIGTVSDEKMNLIINTYKVMGLIKNDIDLNSFILHNNFQNELNSEEKAYLKTKKSFTYCSHNDLMPFEATLNNKHIGIIEEYIIQISKNLDVELDFIPTLNWHESFEKVVQNECDILTTIASKKNRENLLNFTNPYIDFPFVIATDISKPFIEDLKSLKRVKIALIKDFATSNIIKNKYKNINFVEYSTLYEALEAVRKGEVYAVIDSLAVIGYEIQNHFVGDIKVSGKIDESLKLYMATNIENKTLASILNKALNSINENQKHEFFNKWVYIHYQNNIDKDTVFKLFIVIFVLFLILAIIYRAYLLKKTNQELENRVTFEIKQNEEKNRLLLQQSKMAAMGEMLENIAHQWRQPLSTISVCTSGMELKKNMNILEDKDFYDLINHIKSSVSYLSNTIEDFRSFLDKDKVVSNININHLVQKVLDILNPSLQSHNIEVIKNIDDFEFLTIENDLIQILMNIITNAKDALKDLKKEDLRYIFINISKNQENIVIEIFDNALGIKDEIISRIFEPYFTTKHKSQGTGIGLYMSKILVDNNLKGNIFVENYQFFYNNIDYKGAKFTILLPIKIEVK from the coding sequence TTGAAAAAGATATTTATTTTTATTTTACTTTTCAAATACCTATATGCAACAGATTTACAAAAAGTTTCACTTCAACTTATGTGGCTTGACCAGTTCCAATTTGCTGGATTTTATATAGCAAAAGAGAAAGGGTTTTATCAAAAAGCTGGACTTGACGTAGAGTTTAAAAAATTCCAAAATGAAACGAATGTGTTGCAAGAAGTTACTCAAAATAGAGCAACTTTTGGACTTGGTTCTAGCTCTCTTATAGTACACAAATCAAATGGCGAAGATATCTCTATATTTGGAGCTATTTTTCAAACTTCACCTCTTGTAATTTTGGCTTTAAAAAATTCAAATATCAACTCAATCAAAGATTTAAAAGATAAAAACTTGATGATTGCAGATGAGCAACTAAATTTTGCAAATTTACAAGCTATGTTTAGTAGCCAAAACTTTGATATTAAATCTGTAAATCTAATTCCTCACTCTTTTAATGTTGATGATTTAATAAATAAAAAAGCTGATTTAATGGCTTCTTATACTACAAATGAACCTTTTTTATTAAAAGAAAAAGGTTATGAAAGCAAAATTTTCTACCCAAAAGATTATGGATTTGACTTTTACGAAAATATTATGTTTACAAATAGCGAATTTGCAGAAAAAAACCCAAAAATTGTATATGATTTTTATAAAGCTTCAATAGATGGTTGGAAATGGGCATTTGAAAATATTGAAAAAAGTGTTGATATTGTTTTTGAAAAATATAATCCACTAAATAAAAGTAAAGAAGCACTACTTTTTGAAGCAAATGAGATAAAAAAAGTTATTTTTGATAAAAATGGAGATATTGGAACAGTTTCTGATGAAAAAATGAATCTAATCATAAATACATATAAAGTAATGGGGTTAATAAAAAATGATATAGATTTAAATAGTTTTATTTTACATAATAATTTTCAAAATGAACTAAATAGTGAAGAAAAAGCATATTTAAAAACAAAAAAATCTTTTACTTATTGTTCACACAATGATTTGATGCCATTTGAAGCTACTTTGAACAATAAACATATTGGAATTATAGAAGAGTATATTATACAAATTTCAAAAAATTTGGATGTAGAATTGGATTTTATACCAACTTTAAATTGGCATGAAAGTTTTGAAAAAGTTGTACAAAATGAGTGTGATATTTTAACAACAATTGCATCTAAAAAAAATAGAGAAAATCTTTTAAATTTTACAAACCCTTATATAGATTTTCCTTTTGTTATTGCTACAGATATTTCTAAACCTTTTATTGAAGATTTAAAAAGTCTAAAAAGAGTCAAAATTGCTCTTATTAAAGATTTTGCGACAAGTAATATAATAAAAAATAAGTATAAAAATATCAATTTTGTAGAGTATTCAACTCTTTATGAAGCTTTAGAAGCTGTAAGAAAAGGTGAAGTTTATGCTGTTATTGACTCTCTTGCAGTTATTGGATATGAAATACAAAATCACTTTGTAGGAGATATCAAAGTATCTGGAAAAATAGATGAAAGTCTAAAACTCTATATGGCAACAAATATTGAAAACAAAACTCTTGCATCAATTTTAAATAAAGCTTTGAATTCAATAAATGAAAATCAAAAACATGAATTTTTTAATAAATGGGTATATATTCACTATCAAAATAATATTGATAAAGATACAGTTTTTAAGTTGTTTATTGTTATTTTTGTTCTATTTTTAATTTTAGCTATTATTTATAGAGCTTATTTACTAAAAAAAACAAATCAAGAACTAGAAAATAGAGTTACTTTTGAGATAAAACAAAATGAAGAAAAAAATAGACTTCTTTTACAACAATCAAAAATGGCAGCGATGGGTGAAATGCTTGAAAATATAGCTCATCAATGGAGACAACCACTATCAACTATTAGTGTTTGTACTTCAGGTATGGAGCTTAAGAAAAATATGAATATTTTAGAAGATAAAGATTTTTATGATTTAATAAATCATATCAAATCTTCTGTATCATATTTAAGTAATACTATTGAGGATTTTAGAAGCTTTTTGGATAAAGATAAAGTTGTATCAAATATAAATATAAATCATTTAGTGCAAAAAGTATTAGATATTTTAAATCCATCTTTGCAGTCTCACAATATTGAAGTTATAAAAAATATAGATGATTTTGAGTTTTTAACTATTGAAAATGATTTGATTCAAATTTTGATGAATATTATTACAAATGCAAAAGATGCTTTAAAAGATTTAAAAAAAGAAGACTTAAGATATATTTTTATTAATATTTCAAAAAATCAAGAAAATATAGTTATTGAAATTTTTGATAATGCTTTGGGTATAAAAGATGAGATTATATCTAGAATTTTTGAACCATATTTCACAACAAAACATAAATCTCAAGGTACAGGAATTGGTTTGTATATGTCAAAAATATTAGTAGATAATAATCTAAAAGGTAATATTTTTGTAGAAAACTATCAATTCTTTTATAATAATATAGATTACAAAGGTGCAAAATTTACTATTTTGTTACCTATTAAAATTGAGGTAAAATAG